The nucleotide sequence CTATTCtagtattacaaattaaaattaaaaattgaaattctaatgtagaaaattataattaatggtttttattctataaaaatgcatGCTCTGTTTGGAGTCTCGCTTTTTGAGACATTATAAAACTgctatttagtttataattgCACTATGAAACAACATATCCTAACAGtagttgtattattaaaaaaaaaaataagtcaaGTTGAATTCAATCAGTCAACATGTCAATTGTCAGTCAGTTTTAGGGTCAAGTCAAATATTAGTTACAGCAAATAATAAGTCagctttgtatttttagtcgaaaataaaatagtcaaTCAGAAACAGTGCTAGATTGctagtttatttttgtcaataGTAATATGTCAAAAATGGCTTGAAATAGTTGTAAATGGTATTTTAGTCTGTCAAATCAATTGTCAGTATAGTTCAAGAGTCCTCTGTCATTCATAATAAGTACCCATGTATCAGATAAGTTTCACATTTCCTTTTTAGTATTGGTAAAAGTAGCAGTAGTGATTGGCCTTTTTTTTCTTCAGAATATCATAGTCCGATAAAACTAAGGTTCATTGTGTCAATCCTATTGACACGATTTTTTTTCAGTCATTACAGTCAAATCTTTAGGTAGAGTCATATTACTCAAAAGGTCATAACAGGAAAGTTGTCAAAAAGTTTGCCATTACCATTTAGGAATTTGAATATGTTAACAAAACATAGGAACTACACCTATACTTGttcgtaatttttatattcgcaATTTTTAGCAAGtcatttataacatactagctgacccggcaaacgctgttttgccttactcttatcatttagaggtataaaaaatagatgttggccgattctcagacctacccaatatgcttaccaaatttcagaggaatcggtcaagccgtttcggaggagtatggcaacgaaaactgtgacacgagaattttatatatatagaagatagAAGATAgtcttgaattatttaatagtgaaaaaagtaagtaagtaagagTCAGTCATTTAGTGTAGTCAGAATTAGTTTATCTTTAGTCTTCCATCATTTTTTAGTAGGTATTCTTATAGTAATGGTACTTGATGGGCAGAATTCGTGCCAGTAGGTAGGTAATTACGttaaaaagtacataaatGTCAAAGACAAGAAGACGTCTGTATCTGTCTGGTGTAGGTATACATCCTTATTGTTAATGCTTGAACAGACtcgaaatttataataaatcaccAGAGGACTATAAGTACCGTAGCGTATATGCACGTTCAGTCCATAGTCaaagtttttgtattgttCTTTTTACCGAAGTCGTAgtcaaaaattcaaaataaactaatttactttatttgcaatttacGATAAAATAGACCTGTATGTTATTCAGTCTGgtgataacaatttaatttccgAATTGCAAAGTATAATTGTTATCCTTGTTTGTATACTAGCTAGTTGATTCTAAAAACTGAACAAGTACTTTTGATgagaaaaaatttaagcaaTAGTCGGgtattaatagataataattttattcgtcAAAAATTCAGTCAACACGGTCAAGTCAAATTTTTTGTCAACGTGGTCACTCTCAGCAGGATCATTAGTCGAGTCAGTCATTAGTCAGTAAATAGTcagtattgatattatttagtcATCCTTTACCAGTCCTAAACATTACATCGAAATCTGTCAAAATTTACATAGTCACAACTTCCCTAACAATTTTACATCTACGAAAAAACTGAGCACTTAGcacataaattgaattatgttagtattatattatttccttcCAAAGCGTCGTTTTGCTGTGAAATTTATTGGTCGAGGTAACTCTCTGAGCGCGTGAGGGTCTATTTTGATGGATGGCATGCTTGGTGGGAGAGAGTCTAGTAGGTCTTCCTTCTCCTCGTAAACTGCCCATCGAGAAGGgctagaacaaaaaaaaaataataataaatagtaacaaCAGACATAATTGATTTGTTATAGTTTATCaggatattattaaatgcagTTTATAAAAGgctatttattctttaagaaTTTGAAGCAGCTATTTAACAGATAGaatagcattatttatttgtgataaatgctattatagtatatatagacATATTCATAAGTACTATGAAATACGAATCAAATTGTactaaatttatgaattttatacgATGAAATTGTGAACTATTGAATTATTAGGTTGCCTTCCGTTTTCCAATAATGGTATAGATATAATTGTTTGTCTTTATTGTTCAAGATAACAATAACTTATCAATATGCAAATACTTTTTCGTCACCTTGCCATTTAATTACACAATTGaagattacaataaaatacaaggccttataattatacttaaaaagaatgaaaaatttacCTGTTTTCGCTGGGAATTATTTGGAAAGTAACGGATGGTGTCTTAGCAGAGTTTCCGGGCTTTTTACCCTTGAAGCTAGGTTTTTCAGACTTTGGCTCTTCTAAAGCAGCCATTTTGTCCGGAACGGATCGCTCTTCGATGTTCTCTTTgcgaatgttatttttattttgcacttCTTCATGTTTGGGTTCATCGTCTGggtatttctttaaaacattgttaacatagaagtattttgttttagtgtTTCTAGTCACTTCGTCTTGAGTCAGTCGTTGGGAGTTAAAAGGTCTAGTCACAGTCTCGTAAAGGAAGAACGTCGATAGTTTTCCACTGCTTGTGTCAGTACCCTCTTTTTTTTCGTCAGTCGAAAAGTCTTTACTTATGTTGTCGTCTTGTGAGTCTTTCCTTGTTATTCTGTCAGTAAGGTCACCTTTATAAGAACCTAAATAACCAAAAGTCAGTAATTTGTATAAGTTTTCAGTGGTTGCGTCaacttcagtagtttttacagTCACTTTATCATATGGTCTTTCTGTAAGTCTGGTCGTCAGTACGTCATCATTTGATCTAGCTGATGAGTGTAAGTCAGGCTTTCTAGGTTCGTCACTTCTAGATTCAAAGTCGTTGTCTAAGTCATCTCTGTTATAGTATGGTCTGTTAGGTCGTCTGTATGTGTCTTCGTAATTCTGATATGTCACTTTAACTACATCCCTGTCATAGTTTCGTCTAGTCGTCTGTCGCCAAGACTGAGTCGGTCTTGGAACGTAGTTAATGAGGTAAGTATATTTGTCGATGTTTTCAGTCACGGATAGGTACGGTCGGTTGTGTGGCCTCGTATGCGGCAAGTTATTCACAACAACCGACTGCACGCTATGCACGTCATCATAGTCACCGTATTGATTTATCGGGTTGCGTCGTGTCTGTACGTCTCCGTCATCCAGTcgtttagttttgtttttaaagtcgAGTTTATCGTCAATACCCTTTAAGTCTAAAGTAGATTCAGTTACGTCATCTAAGTCATCGGTCAAATTAATTTGACCCAGCTTTGGAACTTTTGTTTCAGTCAAAGCTGCATTTGGCTTTTTAGGGGCTATATTGCCATGGCTTGGTTTGAGTCTTTTAGTTGTGGTCGTAGGATTTTCTGTCGTTGTTgttggttttgtttttttggtttttgtaGTAGTCGTGGGTTCGTCAGAGTTTCTCACTTCATTATTTGAGCTGGAGTTTATTTCTACCCAAGGAGAAAGGTCGAAGTTGTTTAGTAGACCGTTAAGGCAGGATATTCTTTCATTGTCAGGGTTGTCAGGGGATAGGAACACAAAGGATTGAACGCTGTCTATTGTGTCAAGCGTGCGACAAAGTACTTGTGCTAAAGTGATTCGTCGAATTTGTTGCAACTGTGCTGGTGTGAATGATGAGTCGAATCCTCCATTTTCGTACCTAAAATATAAGAACACATGTCATTGACTATTCagataacaaaaatagaaacTTCTAGAATCTGGCTTACCAGAATCTATCTCCTTTACGCAGATTGGAGAATTGCTGTGCTATGATACAAGCGAAAGTTGGTCCAACTAAACCGCCAATAACAGGCCGCTCGGCGATCCCGCCAGTGAAGAGGTCTATATCGTCAACGTGCCTGAAATAtcaatcattattaaaatgtgcAATCTGATCTACacgcaaattaataaaaaaaatagacttACTTATACAAGGCTTTTAATTTCCTGACAACTCTGGCTGGCATTACTCTTAACAGATCTTCGAATCCGTCTATTGTGCTGAGGCCGCACGGCTCCCTCCAGGCGGTATAGGGAGGGACCCCGTGATCCCGCCCTCTTTGAATGTTAATAGCGGCCAAGTCCATACCGAAGTCGAAGTGCGGAGTCTGGAAGAGGTGGTTGGTGAGCTCTTCAGTGATGAATTCGTCGCGTTTCTGAATCGGTTGGTTGATCATCCCAAGGAGAAGTCTGTCTACGGCGCCCATGCTCCAGATGTTGGATGGGTTTGTGGGCTCGTTGTGGAGGGTCACATCTGTAATGGGATTATTGGTCGATTCTTTTGATTGGTGTATATACTTCTACAGCCTACGTATAGGTATTCGTGTTTATTAAATGGTAGACCGTAGAaagtagtggtggctcagtggtgagaacctcggacatcaaaatcgataagtcggggttcgagaccgggcgagcgtgcaggaaataaattgatttttcaatttatctgcgcatgtggataacatcaccactgcttaaacggtgaaggaaaacatcgtgaggaaaccggcatgtccaagaatcaaaagttcgacgacatgtgacatctgccaacccgcacttggccagcgtggtggattatggcctgaaccctcataggaggcctgtgtcccagcagtgggaacatatatgggctgatgatgatgatgatgaaatggTAGACCATTAGGGATACCATAGGAtaggttataaataatgtataaaataagatagCATAGCTCAGGCAGTATGATTCAGGTAGCATTAATTAGCTCGTGTAACTTAAGTAGCTTGTCTCTGATCTGGTTATGGGATCGAACCGACTGCCACCAAGAATAATTTTTCGGGATAAGGGTTAGATTGTAAGAGCAGGCTCGTCAGCATCAGAGTATCCAAACAGGTCGAAGGTTGAGTCAAGGTAGGATTGTTTTACGATTAAACTGAGTCACCGGAAGCTTTGACAGCGCTTTGCTAACAAAGCAAGGGGGGGCGGGTCACGCAAGTGGAGATCGGGTGCGTATTGTGCATGCGGAGGGGGAGCAGGACGCGCAGGCGGAGGGGGTGGGAGGGGTCGGGTGGCGGGGGGAGTGGGGAGGGGCGGAGGGGCGGCTCACTGTGCGGCGCGGGGCGGTGCGCGCGGTCGAAGCGCACGAGCGAGCGCTGCACGAGGCTGTGGCCGAAGCGGAAGGCGGCGGTGGCGAAGGCGCTGGCGGGCGCCGCGCTGGCGCCGCCGCTGTAGCCGCGCCAGTAGCCCGCGCGCCCCACCTCCAGCTCGAACAGCCGCATCACCTCCGCGCCTGGACACACGCTTTATTATACTACCAATTATTGGAGACGATTATGTAGCCACAAAATATTGGCAATTTTATGTCTTggtttaatttacttttaataataaaaaagtggtAGTTGGTTCATATAATGACTTTTTATTGGTTGTAACTGCTCAAATTTTTAGGTcgagttaatatttttttccagaTTTGAGTGAGTTGGAGTGACGTGATTTAAGccactatttatattaataatattctaacATCACAACATGTTCTTCAGAACAgacgtttttatattaattgtaaacaatttacCTAGCACAATTGGTAAGAACTCTCTATAAGTAATATGCTGTATCATAGCGCCAACTATTTTGCGTGTCTCTTGATAAATCTTCTCATCACTCCAATGGGGGTTCAGATGCGCCAATTCTGTTGCCattctgaaaaaaaatgtattaactgtattatttaacgattccatatttccatatttttcCCAACAACTACACAAAGCAGTAGTATCATCTGTATTTCcgcaaataattgaaattgcaTAATTAATACAACTTTGTATTGATAAGTACATACGtacgtatttttaatgttacgtAGTATGTAACAAGACACTGATCAGTTTTCAGCTGACAATGTACCATAATTCGTGAGTAGTAAGTCGTCACTGATAATTGTCAATATCACAATCACATTAACCAAAACGATCATATCGACAAAAAACGAATGTTAATCACAACTTATTATTCAAGTTCATATGGACAATACAGCACATGCTATTAGGGACAAACTAGTTGTAACCGACAACATAGCACATGAATTAacgacaaatatttttaacgtcaAGTGacaaaattacacataataattagCGACTTTCAAGTCAAACATAAGTGTTGAGCTTGCACTTATCAGCCAGGTTGAATCTTCATTCATTCTCCGTTTACGTAAAACGTAGTAGACCTTCAAGCTAACATTGGGGTTCAATAAGTAGCGCTCACCGGTTGTGCATGCGCAGCCACACGATGTGCGCGGCGACGAGGCCGGGCTGCTCGTTGACGCGCGCGTCGCCCGAGCGGAAGCACGCGGCCGACAGCGCGCCGCCGCGGCACAGCGCGTCCGCCCGCTGCGCCGGCAGCAGCGGCCGCTGCGCCGCCGCGCGCCCGTACTGCAGCATGCCTGCGCGCGACCCACTCGGTGCAGTACACACCACACAGTACACAGTACTCACACTCACACACTAACTCATGCACGAACTTAAACTTCAACTTCAACACTAACTCAACCCCAAACTCAAATGTTAATTTGTAACTTAAACACTAACTCAAACCCAAACTCAAATGTTCATTTGTTCAGTTACACTTCGTATAGATGCTTTTTAGAATCGTACACAAACTAGTTTTAacatatgttaatttattcaatgacATTTCTTATAGAAGTTTTTAGAATCGttataacacagttttataatttatcaccGGTtaggaaagcagtttctacagagaataCCCGGCTAGAAAGTCTATAGTACTGTAGGTTAAACTTGCCCGATACACTCGTCAGCATCTACTTGCTTTTGGGTTGCATAAACCATTAAAACATGCGTAATATTTGCGTATGCTTAGTGGTGAATCCTCACCTCTTACACTCACTCTCGGACTTAGAATTTATAAGTAGCGGGTTCGAGACTAGGCCGTAACCAGACGTGAcgtacaattaattaattgagttTTCACTTTATCTCCACATActgataacatcaccactgctcaaaaacgatgaaggaaaacattatgaggaaaccggcatgttcaagaatcaaaaggcatgtgacatctgccaacccacacttggccaacgtgatggattatggcctaaaccctcatagaaggtAAGTGAGGGAGGGAGGAGTGAGAACATTTGTTTGCAAaagatcaaataaaaatgtattaattatctaaCTTGTGTGGGAAATTGGTGCAAAACTAGCTAATATCTAGCTCTGGTGTGGGACACTGTAACACGCCTGATACGccacaaataattaatgtttataatatgtacattataaaCGTAGAGTAGCAAAAAAAAGCTGGTGAATAGCTACGTGGTATGCGACCATCCAAGTGTAGACGCCAAGGAAGTGTCTGGGTTACGTAGTCTGCGCTAGAGCGTAAAGCTATATTCTAgtacatatatttctttaagtaCGTTTTGAGTTGTATAAAGAACAGTGGAGATAAAACCGCAGCGAATGAATTGCTTCACAGGTATAAAGAAAGACAAATGGCTAGAATGAAGGATTCTTAaattaggcaacttttattaaattctggAAACTAATCTTACCATTCCTAAACAGTCGGAGTTTATCAGACTGCCGCGCAGAACTCGCATACAGTGGAGATCCATCTATATACGCAGACACTTGGTTGATCTGCTCCCTCCACCCGATCCTACAGTCTTCCAGCGGAGCTGGTGAGGACCTGATGAAGTCTAGACACCTGACGCCGCGGGGACCGTAGAACGGATCTGATAGAGGCACTGCGATGGGGAGACATTCCGGATGCTGGGGAGAATTGTGAAGTTCTTGAATGAATGTGGATCAGTGGAAAATGTTATTGATAGGTGTGGTAgtggaagaaaaaaaatatacaaacgcATCATCGTTTAGTATACGAAAtaggattttaaattatgaatggaTACCACATGAATAAAGTGGGTTCCACAAGCAcaatatatacacaaatagaataataaataattctaataataaatgcttaaaCTTCCACAGGAGTATTTTAGTTTGAGAACAATTTGTAACAGACTCATTATTTGATTGCCCTTACCAAAAATTCCTTGGGGATGAAATCCCTTCCCCCGTCCTTGCAGCAACGTGGCACAGATCCATTGAATCCTCGCGATTGCGACGATGACACTATATCGTGGTCTAAAAACTGCCCCCATTGCATTAGCAAGTGGGTAATCCCAGGGTTTTCCACATCCTGGTCTTCATGGATTGACGCGCTGATTTCTCTAGCGGAAGGAAGAAGGGAACCGAATACTGAACGGCGGGGTGCTTGTATGCCATCTGAGTAGACTGGGGAGAGGAAGCGCTGTACTGGGGTCATGGTGGACCCCCATCGGAGGTGGTTCAGGTTGTTGCATGTCCCATCGTGTGTGCGGTATctgtaaaattgtaatcatttatttgcTATTGAGCCAAAATTCAGATTTATCATTGTTTTACTTTCTAGTGTTCAGTATTTTTTCAGAATCTAATGAAggttttattgattataaatttaaaatgaattacgtagcgaaatctaatttatttagcaACCAAAAGAATCTATTATGTCCATTTTGTAAAGAGacaaatcttttaattataatccaGCCAAAACGAATTTAAggttaaataaacacattcatAAGAAGACACACCTTTTAGAAGCAGGAGGACACTTGGGAGGGGCGCGCAGCGGGCATTGCTCCAATAAAGGTGAGTCCCGCAGCGC is from Zerene cesonia ecotype Mississippi chromosome 15, Zerene_cesonia_1.1, whole genome shotgun sequence and encodes:
- the LOC119832318 gene encoding chorion peroxidase-like, producing the protein MTPVQRFLSPVYSDGIQAPRRSVFGSLLPSAREISASIHEDQDVENPGITHLLMQWGQFLDHDIVSSSQSRGFNGSVPRCCKDGGRDFIPKEFLHPECLPIAVPLSDPFYGPRGVRCLDFIRSSPAPLEDCRIGWREQINQVSAYIDGSPLYASSARQSDKLRLFRNGMLQYGRAAAQRPLLPAQRADALCRGGALSAACFRSGDARVNEQPGLVAAHIVWLRMHNRMATELAHLNPHWSDEKIYQETRKIVGAMIQHITYREFLPIVLGAEVMRLFELEVGRAGYWRGYSGGASAAPASAFATAAFRFGHSLVQRSLVRFDRAHRPAPHNVTLHNEPTNPSNIWSMGAVDRLLLGMINQPIQKRDEFITEELTNHLFQTPHFDFGMDLAAINIQRGRDHGVPPYTAWREPCGLSTIDGFEDLLRVMPARVVRKLKALYKHVDDIDLFTGGIAERPVIGGLVGPTFACIIAQQFSNLRKGDRFWYENGGFDSSFTPAQLQQIRRITLAQVLCRTLDTIDSVQSFVFLSPDNPDNERISCLNGLLNNFDLSPWVEINSSSNNEVRNSDEPTTTTKTKKTKPTTTTENPTTTTKRLKPSHGNIAPKKPNAALTETKVPKLGQINLTDDLDDVTESTLDLKGIDDKLDFKNKTKRLDDGDVQTRRNPINQYGDYDDVHSVQSVVVNNLPHTRPHNRPYLSVTENIDKYTYLINYVPRPTQSWRQTTRRNYDRDVVKVTYQNYEDTYRRPNRPYYNRDDLDNDFESRSDEPRKPDLHSSARSNDDVLTTRLTERPYDKVTVKTTEVDATTENLYKLLTFGYLGSYKGDLTDRITRKDSQDDNISKDFSTDEKKEGTDTSSGKLSTFFLYETVTRPFNSQRLTQDEVTRNTKTKYFYVNNVLKKYPDDEPKHEEVQNKNNIRKENIEERSVPDKMAALEEPKSEKPSFKGKKPGNSAKTPSVTFQIIPSENSPSRWAVYEEKEDLLDSLPPSMPSIKIDPHALRELPRPINFTAKRRFGRK